A single region of the Salvia miltiorrhiza cultivar Shanhuang (shh) chromosome 8, IMPLAD_Smil_shh, whole genome shotgun sequence genome encodes:
- the LOC130999233 gene encoding uncharacterized protein LOC130999233, whose amino-acid sequence MDADEKLTALKKAYADIILGISKEAAARVMASEKKSVRFQHELKATKEEGVRMLMRLKHMMDAQNSEAEAAALHQQNKIDELEAQLQEAEDIVRDLRDELADVQAELERTKSESSHHVVKPNSACSVEMPADDKISSYQSYEYLPPNKSSVAVGATVPYSVQRNECHKCYTKIACTCGAYIRNRDLPSIILRGKDSGRYRNGCTQRIRACERNHLGRDLCLSEETDKATDKKNGTEQMEGRHSSEGPASGGKILSELEKKLLAEINLGTFQSFRQKRKRAARRRKVIKSLAGKEHSLLQKPGQLPAHSETRDGIPANVSAENPSELGPRSLGDEAEQQTQQGCTKATEDNSKIVELCDSAVPMDGGVNEKIIPLELIAGCLESLPTDGKTDVGKEDVPSHSLESNSFDITKGLSSRPARERIFKYTFQRKRKREALVVSEVNGSCETEKKIRDEQIGDLKQEQSKLSLLKESSRDRRRLAQVARQLISLSEKKWWR is encoded by the exons AAATTGACGGCGTTGAAGAAGGCATATGCTGATATAATATTGGGGATATCTAAGGAGGCAGCGGCGAGGGTTATGGCCTCGGAGAAGAAGTCAGTAAGGTTTCAGCACGAGCTGAAGGCCACGAAGGAGGAGGGCGTGCGAATGCTGATGCGTCTCAAGCATATGATGGATGCTCAG AATAGTGAAGCTGAAGCAGCAGCCTTGCATCAGCAGAATAAGATTGATGAGCTCGAAGCTCAACTTCAGGAAGCTGAAGATATTGTAAGAGATCTCAGAGACGAGTTGGCAGACGTGCAAGCTGAACTGGAAAGGACGAAGAGCGAAAGTTCACATCACGTAGTTAAGCCCAATAGTGCTTGTTCGGTGGAAATGCCGGCAGATGATAAAATTTCTTCATACCAATCCTATGAATACCTTCCTCCTAATAAATCttctgtagctgttggtgcaaCAGTTCCATATTCGGTCCAGAGAAATGAATGCCACAAATGCTATACCAAGATAGCTTGCACATGTGGTGCGTATATTAGGAACCGAGATTTGCCTTCTATAATATTAAGAGGCAAAGATTCTGGGCGCTACAGAAATGGATGTACACAGAGAATCCGTGCATGTGAAAGGAATCATTTAGGTAGGGATTTGTGTCTCTCGGAGGAAACAGACAAAGCGACAGACAAGAAGAATGGTACGGAGCAGATGGAAGGTAGACACTCATCTGAGGGACCGGCTTCCGGGGGTAAAATTCTGAGTGAACTTGAGAAGAAACTATTGGCAGAAATCAACCTCGGCACCTTTCAATCCTTTCGTCAGAAAAGGAAGAGAGCTGCTAGACGAAGAAAAGTGATAAAATCGTTGGCAGGGAAAGAGCATTCTCTGTTGCAAAAGCCCGGTCAGTTGCCTGCACATTCGGAGACCAGGGACGGTATTCCAGCAAATGTGAGTGCTGAAAATCCTTCTGAGTTAGGTCCAAGATCGTTGGGAGATGAAGCTGAACAGCAAACCCAGCAGGGATGTACAAAAGCCACTGAGGATAACTCAAAGATTGTGGAACTTTGTGATTCAGCAGTGCCGATGGATGGAGGAGTGAACGAGAAAATTATACCTTTGGAGTTGATAGCTGGGTGTTTGGAGAGTTTGCCTACCGATGGTAAAACGGATGTAGGAAAAGAGGATGTGCCATCTCATAGTTTAGAATCGAATTCTTTTGATATCACTAAAGGTCTTTCCAGCCGACCTGCTAGGGAAAGAATATTCAAATACACATTTCAAAGGAAACGGAAGAGAGAAGCTTTGGTTGTATCTGAAGTGAATGGCTCTTGTGAGACTGAGAAGAAAATCCGAGACGAGCAAATTGGTGACCTGAAGCAGGAGCAATCCAAGCTGAGCTTGTTAAAGGAGTCATCACGAGACCGTAGGCGACTAGCTCAAGTTGCTCGACAG